One Mixta gaviniae genomic window carries:
- the tatC gene encoding Sec-independent protein translocase subunit TatC yields the protein MAVEDTQPLISHLIELRKRLLNCIIAVLAIFLALVYFSNDIYQLVSEPLIKQMPAGASMIATDVASPFLTPIKLTIIVSVFLAVPVILYQIWAFIAPALYRHERRLVMPLLFSSTMLFYIGVAFAYFVVFPMAFGFFAKTAPQGVTMATDITSYLDFVMTLFMAFGVAFEVPIAIVLLCWTGVTTPEMLRQKRPYMLVGAFVVGMLLTPPDVFSQTLLAIPMYCLFEVGVFCSRFYVGKGRQDREEEQDNGA from the coding sequence ATGGCCGTTGAAGATACCCAACCGCTTATCAGCCACCTGATCGAGCTACGTAAACGGCTGCTTAACTGCATCATCGCCGTGCTGGCTATCTTTCTTGCGCTGGTTTATTTCTCAAACGATATCTACCAGCTGGTATCTGAGCCGCTGATTAAGCAGATGCCGGCAGGCGCCAGTATGATCGCCACCGATGTGGCTTCGCCGTTTCTGACGCCGATTAAGCTCACCATTATCGTCTCCGTCTTTCTGGCGGTGCCGGTCATCCTTTACCAGATCTGGGCCTTTATCGCGCCGGCGCTGTATCGCCATGAGCGACGTCTGGTTATGCCGCTGCTGTTCTCCAGCACCATGCTGTTCTATATCGGCGTGGCATTCGCCTATTTCGTGGTGTTCCCGATGGCGTTTGGCTTTTTCGCCAAAACTGCGCCGCAGGGCGTCACCATGGCGACCGATATCACCAGCTATCTCGACTTCGTCATGACGCTGTTCATGGCCTTCGGTGTGGCGTTCGAAGTGCCGATCGCCATTGTGCTGCTCTGCTGGACCGGCGTCACCACGCCTGAAATGCTGCGTCAGAAGCGCCCTTATATGCTGGTCGGCGCTTTTGTCGTCGGTATGCTGCTGACTCCGCCCGATGTTTTTTCGCAAACTTTGCTCGCTATTCCGATGTACTGCCTGTTTGAGGTTGGCGTATTCTGTTCGCGCTTCTATGTAGGCAAAGGACGTCAGGATCGCGAAGAAGAGCAAGATAACGGCGCCTGA
- the ubiD gene encoding 4-hydroxy-3-polyprenylbenzoate decarboxylase, with the protein MKYHDLREFLTLLEQRGELKRITLEVDPILEMTEIADRTLRAGGPALLFENPKGYDMPVLCNLFGTPKRVALGMGQEEVSALREVGKLLAFLKEPEPPKGFRDLFDKMPQFKQVLNMPTKRLRSAPCQEQVWQGDEVDLSRIPVMQCWPEDAAPLITWGLTVTRGPHKERQNLGIYRQQVIGKNRLIMRWLSHRGGALDYQEWCKAHPGERFPVAVALGADPATILGAVTPVPDTLSEYAFAGLLRGTKSEVVKCLSNDLEVPASAEIVLEGYIEPGDMAPEGPYGDHTGYYNEVDNFPVFTVTHITQRRNAIYHSTYTGRPPDEPAVLGVALNEVLVPILIKQFPEIVDFYLPPEGCSYRLAVVTMKKQYAGHAKRVMMGVWSFLRQFMYTKFVIVCDDDVNARDWNDVIWAITTRMDPARDTVLIENTPIDYLDFASPVSGLGSKMGLDATNKWPGETQREWGRPIVKDPAVTARVDAIWDRLGIFNDLPSR; encoded by the coding sequence ATGAAATACCACGACTTACGCGAGTTCCTTACGCTGCTTGAACAGCGTGGCGAGTTAAAACGTATAACGCTGGAGGTCGATCCCATTCTGGAGATGACCGAGATCGCCGATCGCACCCTACGCGCCGGCGGCCCGGCCCTGCTGTTCGAAAATCCCAAAGGCTATGATATGCCGGTGCTGTGCAACCTGTTCGGCACGCCGAAGCGCGTGGCATTGGGCATGGGGCAGGAGGAGGTCAGCGCGCTGCGTGAAGTGGGCAAGCTGCTGGCGTTTCTTAAGGAGCCGGAGCCGCCGAAGGGGTTCCGCGATCTGTTCGATAAAATGCCGCAGTTTAAGCAGGTGCTGAACATGCCGACCAAACGGCTGCGCAGCGCGCCGTGTCAGGAGCAGGTGTGGCAGGGCGACGAGGTGGATCTGTCGCGTATCCCGGTGATGCAGTGCTGGCCGGAAGATGCCGCGCCGCTGATCACCTGGGGGTTGACGGTCACGCGTGGCCCGCACAAAGAGCGGCAGAATCTTGGCATCTATCGACAGCAGGTGATCGGCAAAAATCGTCTGATTATGCGCTGGCTCTCTCATCGCGGCGGCGCGCTCGATTATCAGGAGTGGTGCAAAGCGCATCCCGGCGAGCGTTTCCCGGTTGCGGTGGCGCTGGGTGCCGATCCTGCCACTATCCTCGGCGCCGTGACGCCGGTGCCGGATACCCTGTCGGAATATGCCTTCGCCGGACTGCTGCGCGGCACCAAATCCGAGGTGGTGAAGTGCCTGTCAAACGATCTGGAAGTGCCGGCCAGCGCAGAGATCGTGCTGGAAGGCTATATCGAGCCGGGCGACATGGCGCCGGAAGGGCCGTATGGCGACCATACCGGCTACTATAATGAAGTGGATAACTTCCCGGTGTTTACCGTGACGCACATTACGCAGCGCCGCAACGCCATCTACCATTCGACCTATACCGGCCGTCCGCCGGATGAGCCGGCGGTGCTGGGCGTGGCGCTGAATGAGGTGCTGGTGCCGATCCTGATTAAGCAGTTCCCGGAGATCGTCGACTTCTACCTGCCGCCGGAAGGCTGTTCCTATCGTCTGGCGGTGGTGACCATGAAGAAGCAGTACGCCGGGCACGCCAAGCGCGTGATGATGGGCGTCTGGTCCTTCCTGCGTCAGTTTATGTACACCAAGTTTGTGATTGTCTGCGATGACGATGTCAACGCTCGCGACTGGAACGATGTTATCTGGGCGATCACTACGCGTATGGATCCGGCGCGTGACACGGTGCTGATCGAAAACACGCCGATTGACTACCTGGATTTCGCGTCGCCGGTATCGGGGTTGGGCTCTAAAATGGGTCTGGACGCCACCAACAAATGGCCGGGCGAAACGCAGCGCGAATGGGGCCGTCCGATCGTGAAAGATCCGGCAGTAACGGC
- the ubiB gene encoding ubiquinone biosynthesis regulatory protein kinase UbiB, with product MTPGEIRRLYFIIKVFLSYGLDELIPRLRITLPLRLWRRGVFWLPNRHKDLELGVRLRMALEELGPVWIKFGQMMSTRRDLFPPQIADQLAILQDRVAPFDGARAKEQIEKSLGGPVESWFDDFDITPLASASIAQVHTATLKENGKAVVIKVIRPDILPVIKADMRLIYRLARWLPRLMPASRRLRPVEVVADYEKTLIDELNLLREAANAIQLRRNFENSNMLYVPEVYSDYCSEGMLVMERIYGIPINDVVALKQHGVNMRLLAERGVQVFFTQVFRDSFFHADMHPGNIFVSYEHPHDPRYIGIDCGIVGSLNKADKRYLAENFIAFFNRDYRKVAELHVDSGWVPADTNVEDFEFAIRTVCEPIFEKPLAEISFGHVLLNLFNTARRFNMEVQPQLVLLQKTLLYIEGVGRQLYPQLDLWKTAKPFLEEWIKDQVGIPAIIRSVKEKAPFWAERLPELPDLFYDSMRQHKRLQLSVDRLANELSEQRERQHQSRYLFGIGAALLLSGTALLITRPDLEATPTIMIVAGFCAWLVGWRRAR from the coding sequence AAAGATCTGGAGCTGGGCGTGCGTCTGCGCATGGCGCTGGAAGAGCTGGGGCCAGTATGGATCAAGTTCGGGCAGATGATGTCTACCCGCCGCGATCTCTTTCCGCCACAGATCGCCGATCAGCTGGCGATCCTGCAGGATCGCGTCGCGCCTTTCGACGGCGCGCGCGCCAAAGAGCAGATTGAAAAATCGCTCGGCGGCCCGGTTGAATCCTGGTTCGATGATTTCGACATCACGCCGCTGGCGTCTGCTTCCATTGCGCAGGTGCATACCGCGACGCTGAAAGAGAACGGCAAAGCGGTGGTGATCAAAGTTATTCGTCCCGATATTTTGCCGGTGATCAAGGCGGATATGCGCCTGATCTATCGCCTGGCCCGCTGGCTGCCGCGCCTGATGCCGGCCAGCCGTCGCCTGCGTCCGGTTGAAGTGGTAGCGGACTATGAAAAAACCCTGATTGATGAGCTGAACCTGCTGCGCGAAGCGGCAAACGCTATTCAGCTGCGCCGCAACTTTGAAAACAGCAATATGCTCTACGTGCCGGAAGTCTATTCCGACTACTGCAGCGAAGGGATGCTGGTGATGGAGCGCATTTACGGCATTCCTATCAACGATGTGGTGGCGCTGAAGCAGCATGGCGTCAATATGCGTCTGCTGGCGGAGCGCGGCGTGCAGGTCTTCTTCACCCAGGTTTTCCGCGACAGCTTCTTCCATGCCGATATGCACCCTGGCAACATCTTCGTCAGCTACGAACATCCGCACGATCCGCGCTATATCGGCATCGACTGCGGCATCGTCGGCTCGCTGAACAAGGCAGATAAGCGCTATCTGGCGGAAAACTTTATCGCCTTCTTCAACCGCGACTACCGCAAAGTGGCCGAGCTGCACGTCGATTCCGGCTGGGTGCCGGCCGACACCAACGTGGAAGATTTCGAATTCGCCATTCGCACCGTCTGCGAGCCAATTTTTGAAAAACCGCTGGCGGAAATCTCCTTTGGTCATGTGCTGCTGAACCTGTTCAACACCGCGCGCCGCTTCAATATGGAAGTGCAGCCGCAGCTGGTGCTGTTGCAGAAAACGCTGCTCTATATCGAAGGGGTAGGGCGCCAGCTCTATCCGCAGCTCGATCTGTGGAAAACCGCGAAGCCGTTTCTTGAAGAGTGGATTAAAGATCAGGTGGGCATTCCGGCAATTATCCGTTCGGTGAAAGAGAAAGCGCCGTTCTGGGCCGAGCGCCTGCCAGAGCTGCCGGATCTCTTCTATGACAGCATGCGTCAGCATAAGCGCCTGCAGCTTAGCGTCGATCGCCTGGCGAATGAACTGAGCGAGCAGCGTGAACGGCAGCACCAGTCGCGTTATCTGTTTGGCATCGGCGCCGCGCTGCTGCTAAGCGGTACGGCGCTGCTGATCACCCGTCCGGACCTGGAAGCGACGCCGACGATCATGATCGTCGCCGGCTTTTGTGCCTGGCTGGTCGGCTGGCGGCGCGCGCGCTGA
- the tatB gene encoding Sec-independent protein translocase protein TatB, with amino-acid sequence MFDIGFSELVLVFVIGLVVLGPQRLPIAVKTVVGWIRAMRSLAANVQNELAQELKLQELQDSLKKVEQASKNSLSPELKESMEELRKTADSMRRSYLGENEQADDEAHTIHNPLIKPQDEHTGVTPGSADHQASAPTQQPQAVATDTNAAPVSAEAHQASAPAQKPMNDVAPQAQSIDKPAHKPVEPAAKAESAMPAAPAGQAAAAPAAAEKPASFSQPTMNDEHGR; translated from the coding sequence GTGTTCGACATAGGTTTTAGCGAACTGGTTTTGGTGTTTGTCATCGGGCTGGTGGTGCTGGGTCCGCAGCGTTTGCCGATAGCGGTGAAAACCGTCGTCGGCTGGATCCGCGCAATGCGATCGCTGGCGGCCAACGTCCAGAATGAGCTGGCGCAGGAGTTAAAACTGCAGGAACTGCAGGACAGCCTGAAGAAGGTCGAGCAGGCCAGCAAGAACTCACTGTCGCCGGAGCTGAAGGAATCGATGGAGGAGCTGCGTAAAACCGCGGACTCGATGCGTCGTTCCTATCTGGGCGAAAATGAGCAGGCTGATGACGAAGCGCACACCATTCATAATCCGCTGATCAAGCCGCAGGACGAGCATACCGGCGTCACACCCGGCAGCGCCGACCATCAGGCCAGCGCGCCGACGCAGCAGCCGCAGGCCGTCGCGACGGACACGAACGCCGCGCCGGTTTCCGCCGAGGCGCATCAGGCCAGCGCCCCGGCGCAGAAGCCGATGAATGACGTCGCGCCGCAAGCGCAGTCCATCGACAAGCCGGCGCATAAGCCTGTAGAACCGGCCGCGAAAGCGGAAAGTGCGATGCCCGCCGCGCCTGCTGGTCAGGCCGCCGCCGCGCCGGCCGCCGCTGAAAAGCCCGCCTCTTTTTCTCAACCAACGATGAATGACGAACATGGCCGTTGA
- the tatD gene encoding 3'-5' ssDNA/RNA exonuclease TatD produces the protein MFDIGVNLTSTQFAKDREQVVTRAREAGLTGMLITGTNALESQQAQSLAQRHPDFCWSTAGVHPHHASEWSADTAATLRRLAEYPQVVAIGECGLDFNRNFSAHEQQEYAFDAQLALAAELQMPVFLHCRDAHERFVAVLKPWIAHLPGAVVHCFTGTAEELAECLAMGLSVGITGWVCDERRGMTLRELLPQIPADRLLLETDAPWLLPRDMRPRPTSRRNEPCFLPHILQQVALWRGEDAAWLAQQTDANSRRLFRL, from the coding sequence ATGTTTGATATCGGTGTAAACCTGACCAGCACGCAGTTTGCGAAAGATCGTGAACAGGTTGTGACGCGTGCGCGCGAAGCAGGCCTCACCGGCATGCTGATTACCGGCACCAACGCTCTGGAGAGCCAACAGGCGCAGAGCCTGGCGCAGCGTCATCCTGATTTTTGCTGGTCGACGGCCGGCGTTCATCCTCATCATGCCAGCGAATGGTCGGCGGATACCGCCGCGACGCTGCGCCGCCTGGCGGAATACCCGCAGGTGGTCGCCATCGGCGAATGCGGGCTGGATTTTAACCGCAACTTTTCCGCGCACGAGCAGCAGGAGTATGCGTTCGACGCGCAGCTGGCGCTGGCGGCGGAGCTGCAAATGCCCGTGTTCCTGCACTGCCGCGACGCCCATGAGCGCTTCGTCGCGGTGTTGAAGCCCTGGATCGCGCATCTGCCCGGCGCGGTAGTGCATTGCTTTACCGGAACGGCGGAGGAGCTGGCGGAGTGCCTGGCGATGGGGTTGTCGGTGGGCATCACCGGTTGGGTATGCGACGAACGGCGCGGCATGACGCTACGCGAACTGCTGCCGCAGATCCCGGCAGACCGCTTGCTGCTGGAGACGGATGCCCCCTGGCTGCTGCCGCGCGATATGCGCCCGCGTCCAACCTCGCGACGCAACGAACCCTGCTTTTTACCGCACATTCTGCAGCAGGTAGCGCTGTGGCGCGGCGAGGATGCTGCCTGGCTGGCGCAGCAAACCGACGCCAACAGCCGGCGTCTGTTCCGTCTGTAA
- the tatA gene encoding Sec-independent protein translocase subunit TatA → MGGISIWQLLIIAVIVVLLFGTNKLRNLGSDLGSSIKGFKKAMGDDDKETHKSQDAEFDTRPLADKQATTTNKEEAKKDKEQV, encoded by the coding sequence ATGGGCGGTATCAGTATTTGGCAGTTACTCATCATTGCCGTGATCGTGGTTCTTCTTTTCGGTACCAACAAACTGCGTAACCTCGGCTCCGATTTAGGTTCGTCGATCAAGGGCTTTAAAAAAGCGATGGGCGATGACGACAAAGAGACGCACAAATCGCAGGATGCTGAATTTGATACGCGGCCGCTGGCGGATAAGCAGGCGACCACGACAAATAAAGAAGAGGCCAAAAAAGATAAAGAGCAGGTATAA
- the rfaH gene encoding transcription/translation regulatory transformer protein RfaH — translation MESWYLLYCKRGQLLRAKEHLERQAVHCLSPMIAMEKIVRGKRTTVEEPLFPNYLFIEFDPEDIHTTTISATRGVSHFVRFGNQPAIVPLDVIDALRTGTPESMVDPDTPCPGDKVVIIEGALEGLEAIFTEPDGEARSMLLLNLLNKQVKQSVENGAFRKA, via the coding sequence ATGGAATCCTGGTATCTTCTCTACTGCAAACGTGGTCAGTTATTACGCGCTAAAGAGCATCTGGAACGGCAGGCGGTACATTGCCTGAGCCCGATGATCGCCATGGAAAAAATTGTGCGCGGCAAACGAACCACGGTAGAAGAACCGCTGTTTCCCAACTACCTTTTTATTGAATTCGATCCGGAAGATATTCATACCACCACTATCAGCGCCACGCGTGGCGTCAGCCATTTCGTGCGCTTCGGCAACCAGCCGGCGATCGTCCCGCTGGATGTCATCGACGCGTTGCGCACCGGCACGCCGGAAAGCATGGTCGATCCCGATACGCCCTGCCCCGGCGACAAAGTAGTGATTATTGAAGGCGCGCTGGAAGGGCTGGAAGCGATCTTTACCGAGCCTGACGGCGAGGCGCGCTCCATGCTGCTGCTTAACCTGTTAAATAAACAGGTTAAGCAGAGCGTTGAAAACGGTGCCTTCCGCAAAGCCTGA